In a genomic window of Rhodospirillales bacterium:
- a CDS encoding alpha/beta hydrolase, whose protein sequence is MTKAYVAAAAAITFATLVGPTETAQAAEVRLDHKGIGLLGEAALASGKSWKDGAILMVHGTMQHGRMDTMAQQQKALLELGRSSLSITLSLGVSDRRGNADCEKPQIHRQQDAASEIAAWVGWLKAQGATDIVLLGFSRGGNQTLRYLLDKPDPAIRRLIFMAPLSWEEMSVAGYGEVPAGEMQKNLAEAGKLAAAGRGDNLMRGVRLLNCPSVTTSANAFLSYYRDDGRMNTLDRLGGFGLPTLVITGTLDTITPDLPNRLKGKIGPNVRVATVDGANHFFRDLLADEAAEAIDKFLGGG, encoded by the coding sequence ATGACGAAAGCCTATGTCGCCGCCGCCGCGGCCATCACCTTCGCCACGCTCGTCGGCCCGACGGAAACGGCGCAAGCCGCCGAGGTTCGCCTCGATCATAAGGGGATCGGCCTCTTGGGCGAAGCCGCGCTGGCGTCCGGAAAATCCTGGAAGGACGGCGCGATCCTGATGGTGCACGGCACCATGCAGCACGGGCGCATGGACACCATGGCGCAACAGCAGAAGGCGCTCCTGGAACTCGGGCGCTCCAGCCTCTCCATCACCTTGAGTCTCGGTGTGTCCGACCGGCGCGGCAACGCCGACTGCGAAAAGCCGCAAATCCACCGTCAGCAGGACGCGGCGTCCGAAATCGCCGCCTGGGTCGGCTGGCTCAAGGCCCAGGGCGCGACGGACATCGTCCTGCTCGGCTTCTCGCGCGGCGGCAACCAAACCCTGCGCTACCTGCTGGACAAGCCCGACCCGGCGATCAGGCGGCTAATTTTCATGGCGCCGTTGAGTTGGGAGGAAATGAGTGTCGCGGGCTACGGCGAAGTGCCCGCCGGCGAAATGCAAAAGAACCTGGCCGAAGCTGGGAAGCTCGCCGCCGCCGGGCGCGGCGACAACCTGATGCGGGGCGTCCGGCTGCTGAACTGTCCGAGCGTGACCACGAGCGCGAACGCGTTCTTATCCTATTACCGCGACGACGGCCGGATGAACACCCTCGACCGGCTCGGCGGCTTCGGGTTGCCGACGTTGGTGATCACCGGAACGCTCGATACCATAACGCCGGATCTTCCCAACCGCCTCAAGGGCAAGATCGGCCCGAACGTCCGGGTGGCGACCGTCGACGGCGCGAATCACTTCTTCCGCGATCTGCTCGCCGACGAAGCCGCCGAGGCCATCGACAAGTTTCTCGGCGGCGGCTGA